From Myxococcus xanthus, a single genomic window includes:
- a CDS encoding cytochrome C, translating to MGGLGAPRALLASLAGLMLACGGQDAPDAASLDTQAPDTVSLETSSLETRSLDTRSAEKTLLDADPQSLLGGWPWPGNKTPAVALALEVKNGVGQPLRVREGSTFFINQIDIRTFVTSTKDEGLRNLIAQSDFGGLGWWGVRQVDQESIGAPGPYTRRRFFRNAAWMDLPSHFIVEPVDSRGRLTGVPILLNAGTEHQRRAGMDDFFIRRFRGIQTASGCATPDDCSASTQFEEEAILELRNAYEHAQRQTLTLRSDTRTLRLRWSLRPAAPYEIPVEQVRDARYTYGFRIGVEALTPPRPDGTYAPGTEISFQLTLRDGAGNRLHDKGYLPPYNEVAPDGTESGLQYYRAFFDATTTYYRRKHRERMLMTQIIGPAQNIQPIRSIVALEAFLDPEVDEQVVATPERDGVFSQFATLPFANVLFGGAFIDPNLWNQPNTDTWQFKLPDNAAPGTYLVTVKGRRVYLGEDLPGSTTIEIQVGTPQRTQPKHTTGPCTSCHSKGGELGVVLHANDNRAACAGCHAPLAFELEGPIFVRTHFIHSRSNRFDAPLQQCSSCHLTKESIQRTSKAACLSCHKSYPDSHVAQFGPIESMYVGGGAESFQQCTGACHTRHPGSGL from the coding sequence ATGGGTGGACTTGGAGCCCCCCGGGCCCTGCTCGCGTCGCTCGCAGGGCTGATGCTCGCCTGCGGCGGACAGGATGCCCCGGACGCAGCCTCGCTGGACACGCAGGCGCCGGACACGGTCTCGCTGGAGACAAGCTCGCTGGAGACACGCTCGCTGGACACGCGGTCCGCGGAGAAGACGCTGCTGGACGCGGATCCCCAGTCGCTGCTCGGTGGCTGGCCCTGGCCCGGCAACAAGACGCCCGCGGTGGCGCTGGCGCTCGAGGTGAAGAACGGCGTGGGACAGCCGCTGCGCGTGCGCGAGGGATCCACCTTCTTCATCAACCAGATTGATATCCGCACCTTCGTCACCTCCACCAAGGACGAGGGCCTGCGCAACCTCATCGCCCAGAGCGACTTCGGCGGCCTGGGGTGGTGGGGCGTGCGTCAGGTGGACCAGGAGTCCATCGGCGCCCCGGGGCCCTACACCCGCCGCCGCTTCTTCCGGAACGCGGCGTGGATGGACCTGCCCAGCCACTTCATCGTGGAGCCGGTGGACTCGCGCGGCCGGCTCACCGGCGTCCCCATCCTGCTCAACGCGGGCACCGAGCATCAGCGCCGTGCGGGCATGGATGACTTCTTCATCCGCCGCTTCCGCGGCATCCAGACGGCCTCCGGCTGCGCCACGCCCGACGACTGCTCGGCCTCCACCCAGTTCGAGGAAGAGGCCATCCTGGAGCTGCGCAACGCGTACGAGCACGCCCAGCGTCAGACGCTCACGCTGCGCTCCGACACCCGCACGCTGCGCCTGCGCTGGAGCCTGCGTCCGGCCGCGCCCTACGAAATCCCGGTCGAGCAGGTGCGCGACGCGCGCTACACCTACGGCTTCCGCATTGGCGTGGAGGCCCTCACCCCGCCTCGCCCGGACGGCACCTATGCCCCCGGCACGGAAATCAGCTTCCAGCTCACCCTGCGGGACGGTGCGGGCAACCGGCTCCACGACAAGGGATACCTGCCGCCCTACAACGAAGTGGCCCCCGACGGCACCGAATCCGGGCTGCAGTACTACCGGGCCTTCTTCGACGCGACGACCACCTACTACCGGCGCAAGCACCGCGAGCGCATGCTGATGACGCAAATCATCGGGCCGGCGCAGAACATCCAGCCCATCCGCTCCATCGTCGCACTGGAGGCGTTCCTGGACCCCGAAGTGGACGAGCAGGTGGTGGCCACGCCCGAGCGCGACGGCGTCTTCTCGCAGTTCGCCACCCTGCCCTTCGCCAACGTCCTCTTCGGCGGCGCCTTCATCGACCCGAACCTCTGGAACCAACCCAACACGGACACCTGGCAGTTCAAGCTGCCGGACAACGCGGCCCCCGGCACCTACCTGGTGACGGTGAAGGGCCGCCGCGTGTACCTGGGCGAGGACCTCCCCGGGTCGACGACCATTGAAATCCAGGTGGGGACCCCGCAGCGCACCCAGCCCAAGCACACCACCGGCCCCTGCACCTCCTGCCACAGCAAGGGCGGTGAGCTGGGCGTGGTGCTGCACGCCAACGACAACCGCGCCGCGTGCGCCGGGTGCCACGCCCCGCTCGCCTTCGAGCTGGAGGGCCCCATCTTCGTGCGCACCCACTTCATCCACTCGCGGTCCAACCGCTTTGACGCACCGCTCCAGCAGTGCTCGTCATGCCACCTGACGAAGGAGAGCATCCAGCGCACCAGCAAGGCCGCCTGCCTGTCCTGCCATAAGAGCTATCCTGACAGTCACGTGGCGCAATTCGGACCCATCGAGAGCATGTATGTGGGGGGCGGCGCTGAGTCTTTCCAGCAGTGCACCGGCGCCTGTCATACTCGGCACCCTGGAAGCGGCCTCTAA
- a CDS encoding FIST signal transduction protein — MAQVKMQTARTTLREPDAAAEDLLSQLGSDTPRLVTMFASRERDQLALNRAVRQRLPADTRLIGATTAGELDNTGIHEGSVVMSALFGDFEVGLGLGTGLSVDAISAGAAAIKRACEDLGVRQQDLDPRRFVGLVIDDGFRYKKEELLLGILEKCQTLVLVGGGASDANRDPAKQSAMVHVDGEVATDAVLVALFKTSAPWAALRSHWYVPTGEKLTITKVDESHTRALEIDGHPAAKRYAEILGVGVEELEFGTPRGFAVRPTALRVGREYFIRAAWSPQEDGSILFANLLEEGTELELMKLGDMAGMTRSFFTDEVPRRVQNPQAALLFHCGGRMWYASATNTAQQLAETLKAAPTAAGMNVHFEIYSGFHINTTLTALVFGAN, encoded by the coding sequence ATGGCTCAGGTCAAGATGCAGACGGCTCGCACCACGCTGAGGGAGCCAGATGCCGCCGCGGAGGACCTCCTGAGCCAACTGGGCAGCGACACGCCCCGCCTGGTGACGATGTTCGCCTCGCGGGAGCGTGACCAGCTCGCGCTCAACCGCGCCGTGCGTCAGCGGCTGCCGGCGGACACGCGCCTGATTGGCGCCACCACCGCGGGCGAGCTGGACAACACCGGCATCCACGAGGGCAGCGTGGTGATGAGCGCCCTCTTCGGCGACTTCGAGGTGGGCCTGGGCCTGGGCACCGGCCTGTCCGTGGACGCCATCAGCGCGGGCGCGGCCGCCATCAAGCGCGCGTGCGAGGACCTGGGCGTGCGGCAGCAGGACCTGGACCCGCGCCGGTTCGTCGGCCTCGTGATTGACGACGGCTTCCGCTACAAGAAGGAAGAGCTGCTGCTCGGCATCCTGGAGAAGTGCCAGACGCTGGTGCTGGTGGGCGGCGGCGCCAGCGACGCCAACCGCGACCCGGCCAAGCAGTCCGCCATGGTGCACGTGGATGGCGAGGTCGCCACCGACGCGGTGCTGGTGGCCCTCTTCAAGACGAGCGCGCCCTGGGCCGCGCTCCGCTCCCACTGGTACGTGCCCACCGGTGAGAAGCTCACCATCACCAAGGTGGATGAAAGCCACACCCGCGCGCTCGAAATCGACGGGCACCCGGCGGCCAAACGCTACGCGGAAATCCTGGGCGTGGGCGTGGAGGAGCTGGAGTTCGGCACGCCCCGGGGCTTCGCCGTGCGCCCCACCGCGCTGCGCGTGGGCCGGGAGTACTTCATCCGCGCCGCCTGGAGCCCGCAGGAGGATGGCTCCATCCTCTTCGCCAACCTGCTGGAGGAAGGCACCGAGCTGGAGCTGATGAAGCTGGGGGACATGGCCGGCATGACGCGCAGCTTCTTCACCGACGAGGTACCCCGCAGGGTCCAGAACCCCCAGGCCGCCCTGCTTTTTCACTGTGGTGGACGCATGTGGTACGCCAGCGCCACCAACACCGCGCAGCAACTGGCGGAAACGCTGAAGGCCGCACCCACCGCCGCCGGGATGAACGTGCACTTCGAAATCTATTCGGGGTTCCACATCAACACCACGCTGACCGCGCTGGTCTTCGGGGCGAACTGA
- a CDS encoding response regulator: MASSQPPSDSPADNASLLLVAGERECQRVEEALQHAGVTVVTERATTAAAAEAALSRTWGLVLCGSEVPDMGFAEVQALWSKHGKELPFVVLSRDWCEATLEASVRAGALDYITEDRFSRLAPVVQRELRMTADRRRHTATAVQLERTNYLMENIIDAIPFVLFVKDADTRRLVVANKTFADAFRVTKEWLLGKLDHDYFPKEQAESFIAIDTEILETKQMKSFEEVARADGVDRIFATRKLPLLDEHGVARYVMGVTEDITERKHHEEMLRASKAELEAANKQLAASLEEIKRTRAVSARSLASYQQRALQMEIIRQQNEDLDRLAQELAVAKRNEEERAREAEAAARLKSEFLANFSHEIRTPLNGIIGYCDLLMREEGQRLTAHGRRDLNVVKTNAKTLLALINDILDLSKIESGRVEVVTEQVDVQELAEECLATVKEYLKGKDVALTTNIDPSARMLRSDALKLRQIMLNLLSNAAKFTDAGEVALSLVPAGSEVIMTVEDTGVGIPSDELPFIFEKFRQVDGSTTRKVGGTGLGLAIVRELSRVLGGNVTVTSTLGRGTTFTVRLPTTLETPDNGGGPHLERGVPVSEVAQHVGTMAQPGSTVLVVDDDPLIQQLVAGQLEPAGFKVVVAEDGIAALKRARELRPQAILLDIHLPKLDGWSVLSQLKSEPSLAGIPVILISVEEQRARGFSLGACEYLVKPVEPDRLVEVVQRSLHQSSGTSTSVGEVLVVDDDSATRELVSRNLRRAGFSTSEARSGEDALLKARVSPPALVVLDLMMPNLDGFEVLRRLRAEKLQVPVVVLTGKTLSAEEEALLRDGFAGFVKKGGHALEDVIAQAKGLLLSQRAASAGKLARILYVEDSAQNRDIVRRYLNGHFEVIEAEDGEHGLERAIRDAPDLILMDLSLPRLDGWEVTRRLRALPAAANVPVIAVTAHAGREYQDKAHAAGCTAYLTKPLDRDQLLEMIRKHLGRTHV, from the coding sequence ATGGCCTCCTCACAGCCTCCCTCTGACTCTCCGGCGGACAATGCGTCGCTCCTGCTCGTGGCCGGCGAGCGTGAGTGCCAACGCGTGGAGGAAGCCCTCCAGCACGCGGGCGTGACGGTGGTGACGGAGCGCGCCACCACGGCGGCCGCGGCGGAGGCCGCGCTGTCACGCACGTGGGGCTTGGTGCTGTGCGGCTCGGAAGTCCCCGACATGGGCTTCGCCGAGGTCCAGGCGTTGTGGAGCAAGCACGGCAAGGAGCTGCCCTTCGTGGTGCTGTCGCGCGACTGGTGCGAGGCCACGCTGGAGGCCAGCGTGCGCGCCGGAGCGCTCGACTACATCACCGAGGACCGCTTCAGCCGCCTGGCGCCCGTGGTGCAGCGCGAGCTCCGGATGACGGCGGACCGCCGCCGCCACACCGCCACCGCGGTGCAGTTGGAGCGCACCAACTACCTGATGGAGAACATCATCGACGCGATTCCGTTCGTCCTCTTCGTGAAGGACGCGGACACGCGCCGGTTGGTGGTGGCGAACAAGACGTTCGCGGACGCCTTCCGCGTCACCAAGGAATGGCTGCTGGGGAAGCTGGACCACGACTACTTCCCCAAGGAGCAGGCCGAGTCGTTCATCGCCATCGACACGGAGATTCTCGAAACCAAGCAGATGAAGTCCTTTGAGGAGGTGGCCCGCGCCGACGGCGTGGACCGCATCTTCGCCACGCGCAAGCTGCCCCTGCTCGACGAGCACGGCGTGGCCCGCTACGTGATGGGCGTCACCGAGGACATCACCGAGCGCAAGCATCACGAAGAGATGCTGCGCGCGTCCAAGGCGGAGCTGGAGGCGGCCAACAAGCAGCTCGCCGCCAGCCTGGAGGAAATCAAGCGCACCCGCGCCGTGTCCGCCCGCTCGCTGGCGTCCTACCAGCAGCGCGCGCTGCAGATGGAAATCATCCGTCAGCAGAACGAGGACCTGGACCGGCTGGCCCAGGAGCTGGCGGTGGCCAAGCGCAACGAGGAGGAGCGCGCCCGGGAAGCCGAAGCCGCCGCCCGCCTCAAGAGCGAGTTCCTGGCCAACTTCAGCCACGAAATCCGCACCCCACTCAACGGCATCATCGGCTACTGCGACCTGCTGATGCGCGAGGAGGGCCAACGGCTGACGGCGCACGGCCGCCGCGACCTCAACGTCGTGAAGACGAACGCCAAGACGCTGCTGGCGCTCATCAACGACATCCTGGACCTGTCCAAGATTGAGTCCGGCCGCGTGGAGGTCGTCACCGAGCAGGTGGACGTGCAGGAGCTGGCCGAGGAGTGCCTGGCCACGGTGAAGGAGTACCTCAAGGGCAAGGACGTGGCCCTCACCACCAACATCGACCCGTCCGCCCGCATGCTCCGCTCGGACGCGCTGAAGCTGCGGCAGATCATGCTCAACCTGCTCAGCAACGCCGCCAAGTTCACCGACGCGGGCGAGGTGGCGCTGAGCCTGGTGCCCGCGGGCAGCGAAGTCATCATGACGGTGGAGGACACCGGCGTCGGAATCCCCTCCGACGAGCTGCCCTTCATCTTCGAGAAGTTCCGCCAGGTGGACGGCTCCACCACGCGCAAGGTGGGCGGCACCGGCCTGGGGCTGGCCATCGTCCGCGAGCTGTCCCGCGTGCTGGGTGGCAATGTCACCGTGACGTCCACGCTGGGCCGCGGCACCACCTTCACGGTGCGCCTGCCCACCACGCTGGAGACGCCGGACAACGGCGGCGGGCCGCACCTGGAGCGCGGCGTGCCCGTGTCGGAAGTGGCCCAGCACGTGGGCACCATGGCCCAGCCGGGCAGCACGGTGCTGGTGGTGGACGACGACCCGCTCATCCAGCAGCTGGTGGCCGGACAACTGGAGCCCGCCGGCTTCAAGGTGGTGGTGGCCGAGGACGGCATCGCCGCCCTCAAGCGGGCCCGCGAGCTGCGGCCCCAGGCCATCCTCCTGGACATCCACCTGCCCAAGCTGGACGGCTGGTCGGTGCTCAGCCAGCTCAAGAGCGAGCCCTCGCTGGCCGGCATCCCCGTCATCCTCATCTCCGTGGAAGAGCAGCGCGCGCGCGGCTTCTCCCTGGGCGCGTGCGAGTACCTCGTCAAACCGGTGGAGCCGGACCGCCTGGTGGAGGTGGTGCAGCGCAGCCTCCACCAGTCCTCTGGCACCTCCACCAGCGTGGGTGAGGTGCTGGTGGTGGACGACGACTCGGCCACCCGCGAGCTGGTCAGCCGCAACCTGCGCCGCGCCGGCTTCTCCACCTCCGAGGCCCGCAGCGGCGAGGACGCCCTGCTCAAGGCGCGCGTGTCCCCGCCCGCCCTGGTGGTGCTGGATTTGATGATGCCCAACCTGGACGGCTTCGAGGTCCTGCGCCGGCTGCGCGCGGAGAAGCTCCAGGTGCCCGTGGTGGTGCTCACCGGCAAGACGCTCTCCGCGGAGGAAGAGGCCCTCTTGCGTGACGGCTTCGCCGGCTTCGTGAAGAAGGGCGGCCACGCGCTGGAGGACGTCATCGCCCAGGCCAAGGGCCTGCTGCTGTCCCAGCGCGCCGCCAGCGCCGGCAAGCTGGCCCGCATCCTCTATGTGGAGGACAGCGCGCAGAACCGCGACATCGTCCGCCGCTACCTCAACGGCCACTTCGAAGTCATCGAAGCGGAGGACGGCGAGCACGGCTTGGAGCGTGCCATCCGCGACGCCCCGGACCTCATCCTGATGGACCTGTCGCTTCCCCGCCTGGACGGCTGGGAAGTCACCCGCAGGTTGCGAGCCCTACCCGCCGCGGCCAATGTTCCCGTCATCGCGGTGACGGCACACGCGGGGCGGGAGTACCAGGACAAGGCACACGCGGCCGGTTGCACCGCGTATCTCACCAAGCCCCTTGATCGTGACCAGTTGCTCGAGATGATTCGAAAGCATCTAGGGAGAACCCATGTCTGA
- a CDS encoding response regulator — translation MSEEKARVLVVDDDPDLLDLVQRSLSAYGFEVLTHTSALGVSNLVRSVEPDFVLIDVNFPALKGDKVVNLARQYALPKTKFILYSASDESKLRSLALASGADGYISKSVQGEELAQRLRAFHLKPRPPTPTPAPTS, via the coding sequence ATGTCTGAAGAAAAAGCGCGCGTCCTGGTGGTGGACGACGACCCGGACCTGCTCGACCTCGTACAGCGCTCGCTGAGCGCCTACGGCTTCGAGGTGCTCACGCACACCTCCGCGCTGGGTGTCTCCAACCTCGTCCGCTCGGTGGAGCCGGACTTCGTCCTCATCGACGTGAACTTCCCCGCGCTCAAGGGTGACAAGGTCGTCAACCTGGCGCGCCAGTACGCGCTGCCGAAGACGAAGTTCATCCTCTATTCAGCATCCGACGAATCGAAGCTGCGCTCACTGGCGCTCGCGTCCGGTGCGGACGGATATATCTCTAAAAGCGTGCAGGGCGAGGAGCTGGCACAGCGCCTGCGCGCCTTCCACCTGAAGCCCCGGCCGCCCACACCGACGCCCGCTCCCACCAGCTGA
- a CDS encoding tryptophan 2,3-dioxygenase family protein, with protein sequence MSASIDYSHAEKLRLELAEPLFNPLLKKWVGKGELDYEVYLKTPTLLSLQAPDGERVAHDELMFQVVHQAQELWLKLASREAVEVVAELDRDALWAASSRLERICRVLQAVKQELAILETMTPDTYQVIRRSLGNGSGQESPGYNMLRRVALGLEGALDRLLARRGLALASVYTSGGPDDLKRICEQLVDMDEAFQGWLHAHFQLVRRTIGVDRTVKALDGLPTQVLAGRMMLPLFRQLWDVRLELTSGWQREGGIAPGANRAPPGGGCPMAHAARMQVEQP encoded by the coding sequence ATGAGCGCGTCCATCGATTACAGTCACGCCGAAAAACTACGACTCGAACTGGCAGAACCCCTCTTCAACCCCCTCTTGAAGAAGTGGGTGGGCAAGGGCGAGCTCGATTACGAGGTCTACCTCAAGACGCCCACGCTGCTGTCGCTGCAGGCGCCGGACGGCGAGCGCGTCGCCCACGACGAGCTGATGTTCCAGGTGGTGCACCAGGCGCAGGAGCTCTGGCTGAAGCTGGCCTCGCGCGAGGCGGTGGAAGTCGTAGCCGAGCTGGACCGGGACGCGCTGTGGGCCGCCTCGTCGCGGCTGGAGCGCATCTGCCGGGTGCTCCAGGCGGTGAAGCAGGAGCTGGCCATCCTGGAGACGATGACGCCGGACACCTACCAGGTCATCCGGCGCAGCCTGGGCAACGGCAGCGGCCAGGAGTCCCCCGGCTACAACATGCTGCGGCGGGTAGCGCTGGGGCTGGAAGGCGCCCTGGACCGGCTGCTCGCGCGGCGCGGGCTGGCGCTGGCGTCCGTGTACACCTCGGGTGGCCCGGACGACTTGAAGCGAATCTGCGAGCAGTTGGTGGACATGGACGAGGCCTTCCAGGGCTGGCTCCATGCGCACTTCCAGCTGGTGCGCCGCACCATTGGCGTGGACCGCACCGTGAAAGCGCTGGACGGCCTGCCCACGCAGGTGCTCGCGGGGCGGATGATGCTGCCGCTGTTCCGCCAGCTCTGGGACGTGCGGCTGGAGCTGACGTCCGGGTGGCAGCGCGAGGGCGGCATCGCCCCGGGTGCCAACCGGGCCCCTCCAGGCGGCGGCTGCCCCATGGCGCACGCGGCCAGAATGCAGGTGGAACAGCCATGA
- a CDS encoding methyltransferase — MKGEATALASTPRALLHLLYNGARAVDVLEASLDLGLLDALEPGPVTLGELATRHRLVPVRLYKLLDCLESLGLVRREQPTDALESARYQAVPGLRAAAQAVLGPQSLEKDRERYAWHELHGQLPQVLRGERSMPPAAFDWPPRTAEQVAGFEASMAAGLPPILETFRAHRGRLWERGGRVLDVGGGDGTLAAHLASEHPGLHVDVFNLPATEPLVARTRERFGLSPERLGFQGGDFLREPLPGGYDTLCFVRVLHDWPADTARALLVAARDALPPGGRVLICEEFRTPERLAAQFFWSYFLMGVDTCVSRLREVEHYLRVLDETGFKDAEVLPGPFELILAHR, encoded by the coding sequence ATGAAGGGGGAGGCCACGGCCCTGGCTTCCACCCCTCGCGCACTGCTTCACCTGCTGTACAACGGCGCCCGCGCCGTGGACGTCCTGGAGGCCTCCCTGGACCTGGGGCTGCTGGACGCCCTGGAGCCGGGCCCCGTCACCCTGGGAGAGCTGGCGACGCGGCACCGGCTGGTGCCCGTGCGGCTCTACAAGCTGCTCGACTGTCTGGAGAGCCTGGGGCTGGTGCGGCGCGAGCAGCCCACCGACGCGCTGGAGTCCGCGCGCTACCAGGCCGTCCCGGGCCTGCGCGCCGCTGCGCAGGCCGTGCTGGGCCCGCAGTCCCTGGAGAAGGACCGGGAGCGCTACGCCTGGCACGAGTTGCACGGGCAGCTTCCGCAGGTGCTGCGCGGTGAGCGCTCCATGCCCCCCGCCGCCTTCGACTGGCCTCCGCGCACCGCCGAGCAGGTGGCGGGTTTCGAGGCCAGCATGGCCGCGGGCCTGCCCCCCATCCTGGAGACGTTCCGCGCCCACCGCGGCCGGCTCTGGGAGCGCGGCGGCCGCGTGCTCGATGTGGGCGGGGGTGACGGCACGCTGGCCGCCCATCTGGCGAGCGAACACCCGGGCCTTCACGTGGACGTGTTCAACCTGCCCGCCACCGAGCCACTGGTGGCGCGCACCCGCGAGCGCTTTGGACTCTCCCCCGAGCGCCTGGGCTTCCAGGGCGGAGACTTCCTCCGGGAACCGCTGCCCGGCGGCTACGACACGCTCTGCTTCGTGCGGGTGCTGCATGACTGGCCCGCGGACACGGCGCGCGCGCTGCTCGTGGCCGCGCGCGACGCGCTCCCACCCGGTGGCCGCGTCCTCATCTGCGAGGAGTTCCGCACCCCGGAGCGCCTGGCGGCCCAGTTCTTCTGGTCCTACTTCCTCATGGGCGTGGACACCTGCGTGAGCCGACTGCGCGAGGTGGAGCACTACCTGCGCGTCCTGGACGAGACGGGTTTCAAGGACGCCGAAGTCCTGCCCGGCCCCTTCGAACTCATCCTGGCCCACCGGTAA
- a CDS encoding dienelactone hydrolase family protein, translating into MKKQGSRRSDEGSEKAVRGLVTQPQGTGGWTPPAADGEVRIPVEEGVELRGLLQVPPGATGVVVMVRGHGSSRRGATDQEVARLLQHEGLATLAVDLLTAAEEEACRERDLRFNLGLFGGRLAGVARWLRRAPRTSALRIGYFGAYTGAAAALAAAAMRPEAVDAVVCRGGRLAQPGAALARVRAPTLLIVGAEDTSAQEPHRRTYAALTTEKRLEVIPGATHRFEEPGTLTQMVDLACIWFLQHLGAPRWDSLPAPRAAGS; encoded by the coding sequence ATGAAGAAGCAGGGTTCACGCAGGTCGGATGAAGGCTCGGAGAAGGCGGTCCGCGGGCTGGTGACACAGCCGCAAGGCACGGGAGGCTGGACGCCGCCCGCCGCGGACGGAGAGGTCCGCATCCCCGTGGAGGAAGGGGTGGAGCTGAGGGGTCTGCTCCAAGTCCCTCCGGGCGCCACCGGCGTGGTGGTGATGGTCCGGGGCCACGGCAGCAGCCGCCGCGGCGCCACGGACCAGGAAGTCGCCCGGCTGCTCCAGCACGAGGGGCTGGCCACCCTGGCGGTGGACCTGCTGACGGCGGCGGAAGAGGAGGCCTGCCGCGAGCGGGACCTGCGCTTCAACCTGGGCCTCTTCGGCGGACGCCTGGCGGGCGTGGCGCGCTGGCTGCGGCGCGCGCCTCGCACCAGCGCCCTGCGCATCGGCTACTTCGGGGCGTACACGGGCGCGGCCGCGGCCCTGGCCGCCGCGGCGATGCGGCCGGAGGCGGTGGACGCGGTGGTGTGCCGGGGCGGACGCCTGGCGCAGCCGGGGGCGGCGCTGGCCCGGGTGCGCGCGCCCACCCTGCTCATCGTCGGCGCGGAGGACACGTCCGCGCAGGAGCCCCACCGCCGCACCTACGCCGCGCTGACGACGGAGAAGCGCCTGGAGGTCATCCCCGGCGCCACGCACCGCTTCGAGGAGCCCGGCACGCTGACGCAGATGGTGGACCTGGCGTGCATCTGGTTCCTCCAGCACCTGGGCGCGCCGCGCTGGGATTCCCTGCCCGCGCCGCGCGCCGCCGGGAGCTGA
- a CDS encoding response regulator transcription factor translates to MESERIRVAILEDQQVFREALVAVLEGAGMDVVADFGEPAPFFARVRETLPHVALVDLRLELPGWEASTSGMSALQCLHDFFPAVKPLVLSGHREAEVVEQCLQAGAAGYLWKQNVGCAEVVEAVERVVRGERLLPAGLAWPRPEASPRGELGRLTPREREVLGYIAAGADNLRIAACLGITERTVKAHITAIYKKVGSENRTQLAVLGCQLGVQRPASL, encoded by the coding sequence ATGGAATCGGAACGCATCCGGGTGGCCATCCTGGAGGACCAGCAGGTCTTCCGGGAGGCCCTGGTGGCTGTGCTGGAAGGCGCGGGCATGGACGTGGTGGCGGACTTCGGGGAGCCCGCGCCGTTCTTCGCGCGTGTGCGCGAGACGCTGCCCCATGTCGCGCTGGTGGACCTGCGCCTGGAGCTGCCGGGGTGGGAGGCGTCCACCAGCGGGATGTCGGCGCTCCAGTGTCTGCATGACTTCTTCCCGGCGGTGAAGCCGCTGGTGCTGTCGGGCCACCGCGAGGCGGAGGTGGTGGAGCAATGCCTCCAGGCGGGCGCGGCCGGCTACCTGTGGAAACAGAACGTGGGCTGCGCGGAGGTGGTGGAGGCGGTGGAGCGGGTGGTGCGTGGCGAGCGGCTGCTGCCCGCGGGGTTGGCGTGGCCCCGGCCGGAGGCGTCGCCGCGGGGCGAGCTGGGCCGGCTGACGCCGCGTGAGCGCGAGGTGCTGGGCTACATCGCCGCGGGCGCGGACAACCTGCGGATCGCCGCATGCCTGGGCATCACCGAGCGCACGGTGAAGGCGCACATCACCGCCATCTACAAGAAGGTGGGCTCGGAGAACCGCACGCAGTTGGCGGTCCTCGGGTGCCAGTTGGGTGTGCAGCGCCCGGCAAGCCTCTGA
- a CDS encoding response regulator translates to MPETKIRVLIVDDDQDQLSLVERTLSAFGFDVRTHRSSLGVSNLVRTTQPDLVLLDVNIPALSGDKVLTLARGQAPKGTKFILYSASDESQLRALARASGADGYICKSVQGEELAQRLEALHLKPAASEAVQAAR, encoded by the coding sequence ATGCCGGAGACCAAGATTCGCGTCCTCATCGTGGACGATGACCAGGACCAGCTCTCCCTCGTGGAGCGCACCCTCTCCGCCTTCGGCTTCGACGTCCGCACCCACCGCTCCTCCCTGGGCGTGTCCAACCTGGTGCGCACCACCCAGCCGGACCTGGTGCTGCTGGACGTGAACATCCCCGCGCTCAGCGGAGACAAGGTGCTCACGCTCGCGCGCGGTCAGGCCCCCAAGGGCACGAAGTTCATCCTCTACTCCGCGTCGGACGAATCCCAGTTGCGCGCCCTGGCGCGCGCCTCGGGCGCGGACGGCTACATCTGCAAGAGCGTGCAGGGCGAGGAGCTGGCCCAGCGGCTGGAAGCGCTCCACCTCAAGCCCGCGGCTTCGGAAGCCGTGCAGGCCGCGCGTTAG